The Lycium ferocissimum isolate CSIRO_LF1 chromosome 8, AGI_CSIRO_Lferr_CH_V1, whole genome shotgun sequence DNA segment AGCTCGCCAATGCTAGCTAGTCTAAGCATAgagggaaaaaagaagagacAGTACTTTGACCTAGTGGCCAAAAACCCTAATTTAATAATAGCTGCTGCATCTTAATATAGAAATTTTAATCAAGTAGAAGCTGAGCTAATTAATACTCCAGCTACATAAGTAAGCTTCTAATAATGGCAGCTTGAGCACTATCACTGTCAGTTGATTCCAAAAGCTGTGATAATCTTTCACTTAGGCCATCCACTTCTCTATGTAAATTTCTAATATAATTGCAAGTCTCCTGCAGCACTTTTGAAGCTGACACCTGTTTAAATTAATCAACAGAAAAAATGTTAGAAACTAActgcaatattttttttttaatctagcACAAATGTTGTAGCTTAAATAGGCAAAGGGTGCATGTATAGGTGACATTAATCAACCGAGAAACTCTATATAGGAGGTGTGGGGTTGCTAACTTATGTAGTGGAACAATTAATTCCATTGTAGTCtcttaaaaaagaatttttttaaaaaaagatgaaaCTAAGGATATTATGTAGCTATCATACATCAAGAGTGTAACATTTAATTTGTAAAATTCTTTACGAGGGAGCAACATCTTATTTTGGGAAAAGACATGTTTTGGCCCCTGAACTTGACagcaaaactcactttagcaactaaacttaagttgtatttatttaccccccttaacaactttcaagttaattaaataccccCCTTAACGGCCTGGACCAGATGAGATCTTGGTGTTGTTCACCACTCGCCTGGTGATTGGTCCacgtcattaaatatttttttaattatttttatttatttaatttttctctttcttcttcatcccttCTCCTTCTAACCCCCAACCCCCGCTCCCTCTCCTTCTTCCCCCAACTCGCTGCTGctatcttcttctttcttcaacaacattcacgtATGAGCAACACCCAACACCCAGAATCAACACCAAATTGAAAtacattcatttcttcaacacaatcccaaaccaaaaaaaaaaaaaaaggaaaaactaattgtataaaattaacaaaactCCACCCATTCCCTAATTCATAGCACAATTCATCACTAACCCACCCTATTCTTCTTCCATGGATTAAATGTTGAgagaaataaattaataaattaacgactataaatattataattttgtataaaataaatTGGCACTGTCAAAGAATACCACGAAATAAAGTATACCAAGAATTCTTCATTTTTGTGCTGTTGCTGCTGCCCCCATCCCTCCGCCCCCACTCACCCCTCCTCTCCTTCTCCTTATTCCCCATCGTTTCAGCTGTTGCTGCTGCCCCCATCTCCTTATTCCCCACAACAATTCAAGTGAGTTTTTTGCTTTGTGTGCTTTTTAACTGAAGATATGAAGCTTCAAAGGATGAAATTGTAACAAAAAGTGGAGAAATAAGTGATTTAGATAAGTGGGTATTGTTTAAATTGGGTTTGAACAACAAGCATATCTAGAAAAAGAATATCTACTCTCTTCAATTTATCGTTTAAAGCATATCTGCTCTCTTCAATttatctagaaaaagaaaggaaaaaaaataaaaagaagaagaaagaagatgcGGATTGAGAGCAGAAGCGAGAGGatagaaaagaaagggaaaagaataagaaagaaaagaaaaaggaaaagaataagaaagaaaagaaaaaagttaatttaaaatggaaaataaaatataaagaaaatcttaatatatcatccaattagaagatgacatCAAATGTACGATGGGATCagttttagtatttttttttttttttttattacgcGCTTTTAAGAAATTGAGACACTTTTTTGCCACATCACCCGTTAaggtatttaattaacttgaaagttaTTAGGGggaaataaatacaacttaagtttagttcTTCAAGTGAGTTTCTTTGCAAGTTCATGCCAAAACATGTCTtttctctcttattttcttcacaTGAACTTCCGAATCGTAGAAACATTTAGAAAGCTCCACATCATCTTGTTGGTAGTCAAAACCCTATATTGGTATTTCGATAGGTCAAGCAAGTCTCCTGACAAGCGTGTCAGCTATTGAGTTCTTCCTATATCCCTGTTCGAGAAAGCTATTGATTGTAGTCTATCAAACACAGTTCAGACACATATCCTCACTTTATGTTAGCTGATTTTTGCGCTCTTTCTTTCTATGTGAGATGATActgaagaaatgaagaaatacGTCAAAGCACAAGTACATTTTGCCTTATAATTAATGAAGGCTTGTGGGCTGACTAATGGGGATGAAAATGTCACCGTCAAACTTATCTCTAAAAGGAGAAGTAAGGACACacaaaatatggaaattattGCTTTCATATATTTGcacccacacacatatatatacatagcaaagaaaaaacaaagataaGAAAACGACCAAACATATAGTAgtaaaaataagtaattaaaaGGAGATGGATTTACGTTATGTACACTGAcagtgtaaataatttttttcgcAATACCTTGTCAGAGCGCCTATTGCCAATTTCAGGAATAAGTTGTTGCAACTTGGAAACGAGATCAGCAATCTGATCATCACTTATTCTGGAACGTGATCTTCTGCTTGACATTATATTGTCAGTGAAACTAAGAGAAAGGAAATTAATCAAAACTCAAGAAAGAACAAAAGgccagagagagagagatgtagTTAAGTGAGTTGTCAGATAGAATCTTGAAAATGAATTGATATGTGTATGAGTTTTCTGTGGGAGGGGAgtttaaaaagaaagagaagaagagagaagagacaAGTTATGGACAGAGAGATAAGGGAGCCatgaagaagaaattaaaaaacaCTTAAGGAAGGAGTGTTGTGAACAAGACAAGTGCATGGGAGAAAGCAGTGGCCTATTCTTGTTTTTAAATAGAGAATAGTTTCAAATTGAGAGAGAAATCAATCTCATTTtaagcttatatatatagtaagttCAGGATTTGAATTTAATGAGCTCAACGtttaaagttcatgaaaattatgcgttcaatagtaatatttattgaaattttgatAGATCTTTTTCTTATATAATTATAAGCTATATCCACCACTGGTTAAAGATGTAGGAGATGGGGCCCACACGTAATGTGAGTAGAAGAAAATTTATAGAGTTCAATTTATAACACAAAGTATTATCACATTCACAATAGGGATGGTGAAGGGACGGCACACAAACGCGGTGCAAGGTGAGTTTGATCTTGTGCGGACCGGGCCAGGGCTAGTTGTGAAAAAAATTGCTATGTTGTGCGGTGTAGAGcgagttaatttttttttttagaataagCCCCAATCTACGCACTACTAAAAAGTCTCTATTTTCCCATTGAAAAATACTTAATGGTTATTTTTCACTGAATGTCGGTGAGAAAAacctaaatagtagtgttttcacacaGAAAAAGTAGGAAATTTTTCCTGCCGTTTAAAAATGAATAAACCTCCGTTTCCTATCACGCATTTTTAAACATTAAGCGGTAAGTGGGAATAAAgtggaaaaatcatgttttataacgCAAATTTCCACTGAATGGCGGTGGGAAAAACTTCTATTTCTAAAAAGAATGACACTAGTAGACTAACATTTCTAATTTACGATATCATAAATATCTTCCATAcgaactttatatatatatatatatatatatatatatatatatatatatatatatatattttctacgTATGTCACTGTAGGTACGCTACACCATCCCTCTCCTTATATCTCCCAAATTGGAAGTTTATATTTCAAAGTCAAGTGGGAGTGAACACAGGCAAGGGGTTGAGTACAGGGCGGAGACAAAAGTCCAGATACGGGTTTGATTGAAATTATGTAGGTTTTGCTCACTCAGTGTATttgtattaagaaattcattaaatatgtttCACTATTATATTTAGAATTCAGTTATTATCATGACTTGaaggcaacaacaacatacccagtaaaaTATTAATTCCATAAAGTGGGGTCTGAAAAaggtagagtgtacacagaccttagtCATATCTTGAGAGGTAGAGAAGCTCTTTTCGATAGACCCTCGACATATAAAGacaaagtataaaaaaaaaataacagacATACTATAAAAGCATGATAGAGCAGTAACAATGATAGAGAAATAACAATCACAAAATGTATTATCACTTGAAGGCGTCATTCTAAAATACGGACCTGAAATTTTGGCTCCATCTCCGATTGAGCATTGGGTTGGGGGAGGCGCGGGGGCCGAAGGGGTGGGGGAGATAATTTTGCCCTTGTTTATCACTCAACTTTGTGGGCCTAGTTTGTGTCAGGAGTGGCACGCAGCCCATGTTATCTTATTATCTCTTTGTCATTTTAGTAAAAGTACAATGGAAACATCTTTCTATTGTCTCTTCTCTAACTGTTACACCCCACCCTAAAAGTACCCCACATCAATTTTACTAACATAACAAATACTCAAATAGTGTCTATGAGGAACATtgaaatcaatgtcacgattTTCGTGAAGATCTTAGATCTTCATCTCACCTATTTTTCACTCTAGCTAAGTAGATACTACAGGCTACTAGCTTGACTTAAGCATGGTATTGTTGACCGGAAAGTATAGATCATTAAAATAAGCTAAAGAATGAGGAAAGTGAAAATCATAAAAGACCAAAGTTCCGATTTTAGTactgataaaaaaaatattagtgaTGCTTTCTTATTTACCGAAGTCTTAATGGAGCAGAATTACTTGGAATCTATTTGTGATGAAAAGTATGTAAATACTTAATGAGTTAGTTAAGTTAAACATGTACTACTACAATACTAGGAGCATTAAATTTTAGTTAGGGTGGAAAAGGGTCATGTTCCTTTACTATCCaatattttgatatactttAGAGGTACGTGATTACGTTAGTAAATTATCTTGTATTTTTCTTTATCCTGATGAAACTCTACTATAAATCAAGAGTGAGCTTATTCAAGCGGATATGCGACAACTCTCGCTAATCAGTCTTGGCTGGGGGTGCACTAGCTAACCAGGatactattattattacaacaacaaaaaaagagtGAAGAATGAGTTGAcagtaattttttctttaaaaaaaaaaaaaagaagccttGGCCTAGATCCAACAGAgtaataaaataacaaataaactATTGCATGATTAAAGAGAGAAGTTAGATATGATAAAGAGTTGAATTAATATTTATAGTAAAAGGACCTAGTCGTCATGGAAGTGAATTTACaaaagatattattttgtttggtGGTAAGAAAGCTAattatatatagtatttttttcaatatattaATGTTGATGAGGGAGATTACTTTGGAAGAAATGAAAGTATGAAACGAACGTACAACATTACAATGAAATTTGTGTAGAATTGCATTGTCGCACGTGATGgggatatgatgtaccctttcCCGGCGAGATTCCTGgtgtaatatatgaaaaataacgTAAAAATTCTATTCTTtacataaatatagaaatatatataacttaaattttatAGACACTATGAGAGTTATGACTAGCCAATCCCAactcttctctttcatttctcttttataagaagagagagagagaaaaaaaaaaaagaacaaacaattgttaaaagaagaaatttaaaaTGAGTAGTAGTAGTCTGCTTATTGAATTTGAAGTCGTAACACTAATTATATTTATCAAGGAAACACTACTGCTTCTTTTTATTTAgggaaaagggcctgatttacccctctactttcaaaaaaggttcatatttacccctcgttatactatCAGGCCAtttatacccctaccgttacaatagttgaaatatttgcccctatttttaacggaggggtaaatatgaaccttttccaaagtagaggggtaaatcaggccctaaaaaataaaacaccctaaagtttccaaacaaaacttacttcgggtaccttttcaacccctaaaatgactatccgaacgtctacatatccttgatgtattgagcctacattattgtacgcagaaaaaatatcaggttctatataaaatattgacgtttcggagtcttgacacaccactaatcattggtcaaagtatgaaaaaaaaactaaattttttcaaccaaaacttacttcgggtac contains these protein-coding regions:
- the LOC132067492 gene encoding transcription factor PRE6-like, encoding MSSRRSRSRISDDQIADLVSKLQQLIPEIGNRRSDKVSASKVLQETCNYIRNLHREVDGLSERLSQLLESTDSDSAQAAIIRSLLM